Proteins encoded together in one Kitasatospora albolonga window:
- a CDS encoding hydrolase, with the protein MKTFVFDIGETLVRDDRYWGSWADWLGTPRHTLSALVGAVTAQGLDNSEALKLVRPGIDIPAEYAAREAAGRGEHLDESDLYEDVRPALARLQALGVRVVVAGNQTARAGELLRTLDLPADLVATSEEWGCAKPSAEFFARVLDVSGAPARDTVYIGDHPANDTFPAAEAGLRTVHLRRGPWGHLWANDPRVREKADWVVESLVELTAIVEE; encoded by the coding sequence GTGAAGACGTTCGTGTTCGACATCGGTGAGACCCTCGTCCGTGACGACCGATACTGGGGTTCCTGGGCCGACTGGCTCGGCACCCCCAGGCACACGCTGTCGGCATTGGTCGGTGCCGTCACCGCTCAGGGGCTCGACAACTCCGAAGCCCTGAAGCTCGTGAGACCAGGTATCGATATCCCTGCCGAATACGCTGCCCGAGAGGCCGCCGGGCGGGGTGAGCATCTTGACGAGTCCGACCTGTACGAGGACGTCCGTCCCGCGCTCGCCCGGCTTCAAGCACTCGGCGTGCGTGTCGTTGTCGCAGGCAACCAGACAGCGCGCGCAGGTGAGTTGCTCCGGACGCTGGACCTGCCCGCCGATCTTGTCGCGACTTCCGAGGAGTGGGGCTGCGCCAAGCCCTCGGCGGAGTTCTTCGCGCGGGTTCTCGACGTGTCCGGTGCTCCTGCGAGGGACACCGTGTACATCGGGGATCACCCCGCGAACGACACGTTCCCCGCCGCCGAGGCCGGGCTGCGCACCGTGCACCTTCGACGCGGTCCGTGGGGGCACCTGTGGGCGAACGACCCGCGTGTCCGCGAAAAGGCCGACTGGGTGGTCGAATCCCTCGTCGAGCTGACGGCGATCGTGGAGGAATAA
- a CDS encoding DUF4440 domain-containing protein, protein MSGETTDISAAITGELQLLDPDVRMSPSLAAELLDPEFIEVGASGRRWTYEEMLAALPQLDGGNTGGGPRFEASGMTGTVLAPGLVHLTYESVFDGNRARRSSLWRRQDGGTAWRLYYHQATPVPAG, encoded by the coding sequence ATGAGCGGAGAGACTACAGACATCAGCGCGGCCATCACCGGTGAGTTGCAGTTGCTGGACCCCGATGTGCGCATGTCGCCGTCACTCGCCGCGGAGCTGCTCGATCCGGAGTTCATCGAGGTCGGGGCTTCGGGGCGGCGGTGGACGTACGAGGAGATGCTCGCCGCGCTGCCCCAGCTGGACGGCGGGAACACGGGCGGCGGACCGCGCTTCGAGGCGTCCGGTATGACGGGGACCGTACTGGCTCCGGGGCTCGTTCATCTCACGTACGAGAGCGTCTTCGACGGCAACCGGGCCCGGCGGAGTTCGCTGTGGCGCAGGCAGGACGGCGGGACGGCGTGGCGGCTGTACTACCACCAGGCGACGCCCGTCCCGGCCGGGTGA
- a CDS encoding MarR family transcriptional regulator — protein MATQQPSSALPAPAPADPYPMAKPGYGKRSTPDQQPRTRNDFTLLPTRERYVAGFVDHLPDGAAMSVKQLAKQLPLYGQQAISTALNALSVAGHLRRVRCSVGAGDETRWVFRTFWSRTARDNEWWSTYLATEKAVQATQAVSPAPARPAPEAPAARQAPEPNPVPPQRAPDQDPAADLPSPAYLALARLGHQDHRLALSADDCAALEARAAEWLGRGVSVDYLTSALTAGLPTTVDHPAGLVRRRLTDKLPPQLPTPTTANTPTRRVLMECTDCGRPGQPENLPDGLCRPCRTAHTAEAPVQPAEVADVKARMANLRDLLKPV, from the coding sequence GTGGCTACACAGCAGCCTAGCTCCGCCCTGCCTGCCCCCGCACCCGCCGACCCGTACCCGATGGCCAAGCCCGGTTACGGCAAACGCTCCACCCCGGACCAACAACCCCGTACGCGCAACGACTTCACTCTCCTCCCCACCCGCGAGCGGTACGTCGCCGGGTTCGTCGACCACCTCCCCGACGGCGCGGCCATGAGCGTGAAGCAGCTCGCCAAGCAGCTCCCCCTCTACGGCCAGCAGGCCATCTCCACCGCCCTCAACGCCCTCTCCGTCGCCGGGCACTTGCGACGCGTACGGTGCTCGGTCGGCGCGGGCGACGAAACCCGCTGGGTCTTCCGCACCTTCTGGTCCCGCACCGCCCGCGACAACGAATGGTGGAGCACCTACCTCGCCACCGAGAAGGCCGTACAGGCCACGCAGGCCGTGAGTCCCGCACCAGCCCGGCCCGCCCCCGAGGCCCCCGCCGCGCGACAAGCCCCCGAGCCCAACCCCGTACCGCCTCAACGCGCCCCGGACCAAGACCCGGCAGCGGACCTCCCCTCCCCCGCCTACCTCGCCCTGGCCCGCCTCGGCCACCAGGACCACCGGCTCGCCCTCTCCGCCGACGACTGCGCCGCCCTCGAAGCGCGGGCCGCCGAATGGCTCGGCCGGGGCGTGAGCGTCGACTACCTCACCAGCGCGCTGACCGCCGGACTCCCCACCACGGTCGACCACCCCGCCGGCCTCGTCCGCCGCCGCCTCACCGACAAACTCCCACCCCAACTCCCCACCCCCACAACGGCCAACACCCCCACCCGCCGCGTCCTCATGGAGTGCACCGACTGCGGACGGCCCGGCCAGCCCGAGAACCTCCCCGACGGCCTCTGCCGCCCCTGTCGTACTGCCCACACCGCCGAAGCCCCGGTCCAACCCGCCGAAGTCGCCGACGTCAAGGCGCGCATGGCCAACCTCCGCGACCTCCTCAAACCCGTCTGA